A DNA window from Tenuifilaceae bacterium CYCD contains the following coding sequences:
- a CDS encoding MFS transporter: MFKNHPKGLLGAALSNMGERFGFYIMMAILTLFISAKFGLSETTTGYVYSAFYASIYLLALVGGLIADRTKKYKGTILIGLIMMAVGYLIIAIPTPTPVPSMGLYLTLTCVGLLVIAFGNGLFKGNLQAIVGQMYDNNEYSERRDAGFQIFYMFINVGGFFAPWIAIGVRNWWLKVNNFDYNAALPELCHQYLKHGDAMPAESLTRLTEYANKAYINAPASIDLTSFVNNYLDVFNRGFQYAFMAAIVAMGISLVIYITNKSKFPDPAQKAISKAGNAIRKEEIMMSAQEIKQRIYALFAVFGVVIFFWLSFHQNGYSLTYFARDYVNLDVIDINLGFTRIKGAEIFQAVNPFFVVTLTPLIMWLFGSLKRRGKEPSTPMKIAIGMGIASLAYIFLMLFSLALPAKESLASMSANDISAMQVTPWVMVGLYFILTVAELFISPLGISFVSKVAPPHLQGVMQGCWLAATAIGNSLLFIGGILYTTVPIWACWLVFVGATAASMIVMLLMVKWLERVAR; this comes from the coding sequence ATGTTTAAAAATCATCCTAAAGGATTACTTGGCGCTGCCCTTTCGAATATGGGAGAACGATTCGGGTTCTACATTATGATGGCAATCCTAACACTATTTATCTCGGCCAAGTTCGGTTTGTCCGAAACCACTACAGGCTATGTGTATTCTGCATTTTATGCATCCATCTATCTTCTAGCATTGGTTGGCGGATTAATTGCTGACAGAACTAAAAAATACAAAGGAACAATACTTATTGGTCTTATAATGATGGCTGTAGGATACTTAATTATTGCCATACCTACCCCTACCCCTGTTCCAAGTATGGGTTTATACCTTACTTTAACTTGTGTTGGTTTATTAGTTATTGCCTTTGGTAATGGTTTATTCAAAGGGAATTTACAAGCTATTGTTGGTCAGATGTATGATAACAATGAGTATTCGGAAAGACGCGATGCCGGTTTTCAGATATTCTACATGTTTATCAATGTTGGAGGTTTCTTTGCTCCTTGGATAGCTATAGGCGTTAGAAACTGGTGGTTAAAAGTTAACAATTTTGATTATAATGCTGCTTTACCTGAATTGTGTCACCAATACTTAAAGCATGGAGATGCAATGCCTGCAGAATCATTGACCCGTTTAACCGAATATGCTAATAAAGCATATATTAATGCCCCTGCAAGCATCGATCTAACCTCTTTTGTAAACAACTATCTTGATGTTTTTAACCGTGGGTTCCAGTATGCTTTTATGGCAGCTATTGTGGCTATGGGTATTTCCTTGGTTATATATATAACAAACAAGAGTAAATTTCCAGATCCTGCTCAAAAAGCTATCTCTAAAGCAGGGAATGCAATAAGGAAGGAAGAAATTATGATGAGCGCTCAAGAAATTAAACAGCGAATTTATGCTTTGTTTGCTGTGTTTGGAGTTGTAATCTTCTTCTGGCTTTCATTCCATCAAAACGGTTACTCACTCACATATTTTGCTAGGGATTATGTAAACCTTGATGTTATTGATATTAATCTAGGTTTCACGAGAATTAAGGGTGCTGAGATTTTTCAGGCTGTTAACCCATTCTTTGTAGTAACGCTTACTCCTTTGATTATGTGGTTGTTTGGTAGTTTGAAAAGACGAGGCAAGGAGCCATCAACCCCTATGAAAATTGCTATTGGTATGGGTATTGCTTCATTAGCATATATATTCTTAATGTTGTTTTCTTTAGCACTACCTGCAAAAGAATCATTGGCATCGATGAGTGCAAACGATATCTCTGCAATGCAGGTTACTCCTTGGGTAATGGTTGGACTATACTTTATTTTGACAGTAGCAGAGTTATTTATTTCTCCTCTTGGAATTTCTTTTGTTTCAAAAGTTGCACCTCCTCACCTACAGGGTGTAATGCAAGGATGCTGGTTGGCTGCTACCGCAATTGGTAATTCGCTTCTATTCATTGGTGGTATTTTATATACAACTGTTCCTATTTGGGCATGCTGGTTGGTTTTTGTAGGTGCAACTGCTGCCTCAATGATAGTTATGCTTTTAATGGTGAAATGGTTGGAGAGAGTTGCTAGATAA
- a CDS encoding thioredoxin, whose amino-acid sequence MKKTLLVLMAVLALLPELSAQEQEAPIIKWYTLQEAMELNEKQPKKIFIDVYTDWCGWCKVMDSVTFHNPYIAEYLSKNFYPVKFNAESTKDIVYKGKVYKNQNQGKRSPHDFAIALLKGKLSYPTIAFLDSTNTPITYISGYLTPEQIEPLLVFISEDLYKTGNWETFMAKFTSKLPSHNIKI is encoded by the coding sequence ATGAAAAAAACACTTTTAGTTTTAATGGCAGTGTTGGCTTTATTGCCCGAACTTTCTGCACAAGAGCAAGAGGCTCCAATAATAAAATGGTATACGCTTCAGGAAGCCATGGAATTAAATGAAAAGCAACCTAAAAAGATATTTATAGACGTTTATACAGATTGGTGTGGATGGTGTAAAGTGATGGATAGCGTCACCTTTCATAATCCTTACATTGCAGAATACCTTTCAAAAAATTTTTATCCTGTAAAATTTAATGCTGAAAGCACAAAGGATATTGTTTACAAAGGAAAGGTATATAAAAACCAGAATCAAGGCAAACGATCGCCACATGACTTTGCAATTGCTCTTTTAAAAGGGAAACTATCGTACCCAACAATTGCATTCCTAGATTCCACCAATACGCCGATCACATACATTTCAGGGTATCTTACTCCAGAGCAAATTGAACCTTTGCTAGTTTTCATATCCGAGGATCTATACAAAACCGGAAATTGGGAAACCTTTATGGCCAAATTTACAAGCAAACTTCCAAGCCATAATATTAAAATATAG
- a CDS encoding hypothetical protein (frameshifted, insertion/deletion at around 2426281,2426254): MDTIIPYLDEGIRMLGFVSPSHQVSQMVDIIDGLRRKGYAPTVIYNTNCYDSVDTLKSLEDTVNIYLPDFKYINNLLALKYSGVDDYFEVATLALREMYRQKGTSLLLGDDELVESGLIIRHLVLPGYENESIKLLRFLSDEFSPRLYVSLMSQYFPPSGLNIERPLDRILKPTEYQKVLDVMDGIGFRGCVQALDSHNHYQPDFSSDNPFTP, translated from the coding sequence GTGGATACTATTATTCCCTATCTAGATGAGGGAATACGTATGCTTGGCTTTGTGTCTCCTAGTCATCAGGTTTCTCAGATGGTTGACATTATTGATGGCCTGCGACGTAAAGGGTATGCGCCTACGGTTATCTATAATACCAATTGCTATGATAGTGTTGATACCTTAAAGTCTCTGGAAGATACAGTGAATATATATCTTCCAGATTTTAAGTACATAAACAATTTGCTTGCACTTAAATATTCTGGGGTTGATGACTATTTTGAAGTGGCAACGCTTGCGTTACGTGAAATGTATAGACAGAAAGGAACTTCATTACTACTGGGTGACGATGAACTTGTAGAGTCCGGCTTAATTATCAGGCATTTGGTATTGCCCGGCTATGAGAATGAAAGTATCAAGTTATTGAGGTTCTTATCCGATGAGTTTTCTCCTCGTTTGTATGTGTCCTTGATGTCGCAGTACTTTCCTCCTTCCGGGTTGAACATCGAAAGACCCTTGGATCGAATTTTAAAACCAACGGAATACCAAAAGGTGCTGGATGTAATGGATGGGATTGGGTTTAGAGGATGTGTGCAGGCATTAGATAGCCATAATCATTATCAACCCGATTTTTCATCCGATAATCCCTTTACCCCATAA
- the pepD gene encoding aminoacyl-histidine dipeptidase: protein MNKEIFKLEPQRLWKNFYSLTQIPRPSKHEQAVIDFMVKFGKDLGLDTIVDEVGNVIIRKPATPGMENRKGVVLQGHLDMVPQKNSDKVHDFEKDPIEAYIDGEWVTANGTTLGADNGMGVAAAMAVLESKDLVHGPIEALFTIDEETGMTGAFGLKSGVLKGDILMNLDSEDEGELYVGCAGGLDANIQFAYKSVPVPANTCAYKLAITGLKGGHSGMDIILGRANSIKLLFRFIYNAEKNLGLKIASIDGGSLRNAIPREAFAVVVVPSNKCGDLEKMVAQYLNIYKAEFSMTEPSLVFVAEKTAMPASIMDDTQSRAIRAFFGCPNGVVRMSDSVPGLVETSNNLARVYSDGNKIIGQCLLRSSVESSKDALADKIAAIFEIAGANVEFTGGYPGWKPNPDSPILNVMQKVYKNKYGKTPEIKAIHAGLECGLLGGVYPNWDMISFGPTIRSPHSPDEKVNIATVQKFWDYLVDVLKNVPAK from the coding sequence ATGAATAAAGAAATATTTAAACTCGAGCCGCAGAGGCTATGGAAGAATTTTTACAGTTTAACCCAAATTCCTCGTCCCTCAAAACATGAACAGGCCGTTATCGATTTCATGGTGAAGTTTGGAAAAGACCTAGGTCTCGACACCATTGTTGATGAGGTTGGGAATGTTATTATTCGTAAGCCTGCAACTCCAGGTATGGAGAACCGAAAAGGGGTTGTTCTTCAGGGACACTTAGATATGGTCCCTCAGAAGAATAGCGATAAAGTTCATGACTTTGAAAAAGATCCCATCGAAGCATACATCGATGGTGAGTGGGTTACCGCAAATGGAACCACACTTGGGGCCGACAATGGAATGGGCGTTGCTGCCGCCATGGCAGTTCTGGAATCTAAGGATTTAGTTCATGGTCCTATTGAAGCCCTTTTTACTATTGATGAGGAAACTGGAATGACAGGCGCATTTGGATTAAAGTCAGGTGTCCTAAAAGGCGATATTTTGATGAATCTGGATTCCGAGGATGAGGGTGAACTTTATGTTGGATGCGCTGGTGGGCTCGATGCTAACATTCAGTTTGCTTATAAGTCTGTTCCTGTTCCTGCAAATACATGTGCGTATAAATTGGCAATAACAGGGCTTAAAGGTGGACACTCTGGCATGGATATTATTTTAGGAAGAGCAAACTCAATCAAACTGTTATTCCGTTTTATTTATAATGCTGAGAAAAATCTAGGGTTGAAGATTGCTTCAATCGATGGTGGCAGTTTGCGAAATGCAATTCCTCGCGAAGCTTTTGCTGTTGTTGTAGTTCCTTCCAACAAATGTGGTGACTTAGAAAAAATGGTTGCGCAGTACCTTAATATATATAAGGCAGAATTTTCTATGACAGAACCGTCGTTAGTTTTTGTGGCTGAAAAAACAGCGATGCCAGCATCAATTATGGACGATACTCAGAGTAGGGCTATCCGTGCTTTCTTTGGATGTCCTAATGGTGTAGTTCGTATGAGTGATTCTGTTCCTGGTCTTGTTGAAACATCCAACAATTTAGCAAGGGTTTATTCCGATGGAAATAAAATAATTGGTCAATGCTTGCTTCGTAGTTCCGTTGAATCCTCAAAGGATGCTCTAGCCGATAAGATTGCTGCAATATTTGAAATAGCTGGTGCTAATGTTGAATTTACTGGAGGTTATCCTGGATGGAAACCTAATCCAGATTCACCTATATTAAATGTGATGCAGAAAGTTTATAAGAATAAATATGGAAAAACACCAGAAATTAAGGCTATTCATGCAGGGTTAGAGTGTGGTTTACTTGGTGGAGTATATCCTAATTGGGATATGATTTCCTTTGGCCCAACCATTCGTTCTCCTCACTCTCCCGATGAAAAGGTGAACATCGCAACTGTTCAAAAATTCTGGGATTATCTAGTTGATGTTCTCAAGAACGTTCCAGCCAAGTAA
- a CDS encoding bifunctional NAD(P)H-hydrate repair enzyme: MKIFTTSQIREIDKYTIDHEPIASIDLMERAADALFGRIVHSISSHKRIIVFCGPGNNGGDGLALARMMHYAGYNIEVYYLQASNYSADFLINLDRIKKTSIFLRVISADSDFPKTGSDSIIVDALYGSGLARPLDGVADELVKYLNASDAKVISIDIPSGLFGDINPYPNPNSVIEADICLTLQFPKKSFFFPENERFFKQWIVLPIGLHPKTIENTATPFYYMGIEEIKGIIVPRKTFSHKGTYGHSLIVAGSMGMMGAASLCTLSAVKSGSGLVTMHIPKCGYTIAQQIVPMAMCRVDADEYIVKSVPDIDKFNSICIGPGLGTNPLTVKALKDLITRVKVPLLLDADALNIISESKELLSALPMNTIITPHPGEFDRLFGKSSCGAERMEKAIDAAKKFKLIIVLKGAYTQIINSDGSVSFNSTGNAGMATGGSGDVLSGIITGLLAQGYSPINSAQLGVFLHGLAGDIAEKKLGQCSLSAENIIESLPLAFKCVLE; the protein is encoded by the coding sequence ATGAAAATATTTACAACCTCTCAGATTCGGGAAATTGATAAATATACGATTGACCATGAGCCAATCGCATCTATTGATCTGATGGAGCGTGCGGCTGATGCTTTGTTTGGTCGGATTGTTCATAGTATTTCATCGCATAAAAGAATAATTGTATTTTGTGGCCCAGGCAATAATGGTGGCGATGGTTTGGCTTTGGCTCGGATGATGCATTACGCAGGGTATAACATTGAAGTTTACTATTTACAGGCTAGCAATTATTCTGCTGATTTCCTTATAAACCTTGATAGGATTAAGAAAACTAGTATTTTTTTAAGAGTAATCTCTGCAGATTCAGATTTCCCTAAAACTGGTTCAGATAGCATTATCGTTGATGCTCTTTATGGATCGGGTTTAGCGAGGCCTTTGGACGGTGTTGCTGATGAATTGGTTAAATACCTTAATGCTTCGGATGCTAAAGTTATATCGATAGATATTCCATCTGGCTTGTTTGGCGATATAAATCCTTACCCTAACCCAAATTCGGTTATTGAGGCCGATATTTGTTTAACGCTCCAATTCCCTAAGAAAAGTTTCTTTTTCCCCGAAAACGAAAGATTCTTTAAGCAATGGATTGTTCTTCCAATAGGACTTCATCCAAAAACTATAGAGAATACAGCTACTCCATTTTACTATATGGGTATAGAAGAAATTAAGGGTATCATTGTCCCTCGTAAAACTTTTTCACACAAAGGAACTTATGGGCATAGTCTTATTGTTGCGGGTAGTATGGGAATGATGGGGGCGGCATCGCTATGTACATTGTCAGCAGTAAAGTCTGGTTCGGGTTTAGTAACTATGCATATACCTAAATGTGGCTATACTATTGCGCAGCAAATTGTGCCAATGGCAATGTGTAGGGTTGACGCTGATGAGTATATTGTTAAATCAGTTCCAGATATAGACAAGTTCAACTCTATTTGTATTGGGCCTGGACTGGGAACAAACCCATTGACAGTTAAGGCGTTGAAGGATTTAATTACTAGAGTGAAAGTTCCATTGCTACTTGATGCAGATGCTTTGAATATCATCTCCGAGAGTAAAGAGTTGTTATCTGCATTGCCAATGAATACAATCATCACTCCGCACCCCGGCGAATTCGATAGACTTTTTGGTAAATCGAGTTGTGGTGCTGAAAGGATGGAAAAAGCAATTGATGCTGCAAAAAAGTTTAAACTGATAATTGTTCTGAAAGGCGCGTATACTCAAATTATTAACTCTGATGGTTCTGTTTCTTTTAACTCAACAGGTAATGCCGGGATGGCAACAGGTGGAAGCGGAGATGTTCTGTCCGGTATAATTACAGGATTACTTGCTCAGGGCTATTCTCCCATAAATTCAGCACAATTAGGAGTATTCCTTCATGGTTTGGCTGGGGATATCGCCGAAAAAAAACTCGGACAGTGCTCTCTGTCGGCTGAAAATATAATAGAATCGCTACCTTTGGCTTTTAAATGTGTGTTGGAATAA
- a CDS encoding AMP-dependent synthetase — MKTIINLFEESVKKYPNNTYIWEKLTDKFEPTTYKETHAEVYELAAGLLSIGIKKDDKIALLSEGRKHWVIGELAILYTGAVNVPLSIKLDGNDLVFRIDHSESNTIIVSGNQASKIEKIRDKLPTVKRVIFLDPQSSYGDNDMFIGDVIKRGEEYLKQNPDEVEEISKNVKPSDYANISYTSGTTADPKGIILSHRNYTANVEQALTLMDIPEYYRTLLILPLDHCFAHVAGIYSFMAMGASIATVQVGRNPMDTLKNIPINIKEIQPTLLLSVPALAKNFKKNIESGIKAKGTFTEKLFNHALKISYAYNKEGWNKGSNFTFLYKPLIWIYDKILFSKIRQVFGGHLDFFIGGGALLDIELQRFFYAIGAPMFQGYGLSEATPIISSNSLHKHKLGSSGHLVKFMDLKICDDNGNELPIGQKGEIVIKGENVMVGYWKNEKATAETIRNGWLHTGDMGYMDKDGFLYVLGRFKSLLIASDGEKYSPEGIEESLVQHSRFIENVVLYNNQNPYTSALVVPSKDALKRVLNEKGVTIDSHEAAKEVINIINQEISKFKPGGEFGDMFPDRWLPSTFAILDEGFSEQNGLINSTMKVVRGKVETKYKDRLDLLYTPEGKNIHNQPNIKSVLQLLNI, encoded by the coding sequence ATGAAAACAATTATCAACTTATTCGAAGAAAGCGTTAAGAAGTATCCCAACAACACTTACATCTGGGAAAAACTCACCGATAAGTTTGAGCCTACAACCTATAAAGAAACACATGCCGAGGTTTACGAGTTAGCGGCAGGACTTTTAAGTATAGGTATAAAAAAAGATGATAAAATAGCACTGCTGAGCGAGGGGCGTAAACACTGGGTCATTGGGGAATTAGCAATACTTTACACTGGGGCAGTAAATGTTCCGCTATCCATAAAACTCGATGGGAATGACTTAGTCTTCAGAATAGATCATTCCGAGTCAAATACAATAATAGTATCGGGTAATCAGGCTTCAAAAATTGAAAAAATCAGGGATAAACTGCCCACTGTAAAACGGGTTATCTTCCTTGACCCACAGAGCAGCTATGGTGATAATGATATGTTTATTGGCGATGTGATTAAACGCGGAGAGGAATACCTAAAGCAAAACCCTGACGAAGTGGAGGAAATCTCCAAAAACGTCAAGCCATCGGATTATGCAAACATCAGCTACACATCAGGAACCACAGCCGATCCTAAAGGAATAATTCTATCACACAGAAACTACACCGCCAATGTTGAGCAAGCATTAACGTTGATGGATATTCCAGAATACTATAGAACATTACTAATTCTTCCGCTCGATCACTGCTTTGCGCACGTTGCGGGCATATACTCCTTTATGGCAATGGGTGCAAGTATTGCAACGGTTCAGGTAGGACGTAACCCAATGGATACCTTAAAAAACATTCCTATAAACATCAAAGAAATTCAGCCCACCCTATTACTTAGCGTACCTGCTCTAGCAAAAAATTTCAAAAAAAACATCGAGTCAGGAATTAAAGCCAAGGGTACTTTCACAGAGAAACTTTTCAACCACGCGCTTAAAATTTCATACGCATACAACAAGGAGGGCTGGAATAAAGGGAGTAATTTCACCTTCCTATACAAACCATTGATATGGATATACGATAAAATTCTATTCAGTAAGATAAGGCAGGTATTCGGTGGCCATCTCGATTTCTTTATTGGTGGTGGAGCTTTGCTCGATATCGAACTACAACGCTTCTTTTATGCCATCGGTGCACCAATGTTCCAAGGATACGGATTATCAGAGGCCACTCCTATTATCAGTTCCAACTCCTTACATAAACACAAGTTAGGATCATCGGGGCATTTGGTGAAATTTATGGATCTCAAAATTTGCGATGATAACGGGAATGAACTGCCTATTGGCCAAAAAGGCGAGATTGTAATTAAAGGCGAAAACGTGATGGTGGGCTACTGGAAAAACGAAAAGGCAACTGCTGAAACAATCCGAAACGGCTGGTTGCACACCGGAGACATGGGCTACATGGATAAGGATGGTTTCCTTTACGTTTTGGGTCGATTTAAAAGTTTGCTGATAGCAAGCGATGGTGAAAAGTACAGTCCCGAAGGAATTGAAGAATCATTGGTTCAACATTCAAGGTTTATTGAGAATGTGGTTCTATACAACAATCAAAATCCATACACGTCGGCTCTGGTTGTTCCTTCGAAGGATGCCCTTAAAAGAGTGCTAAATGAAAAAGGGGTAACTATAGACTCACACGAAGCAGCAAAAGAAGTCATCAACATAATCAACCAAGAAATCTCAAAATTTAAACCTGGTGGAGAATTTGGTGATATGTTCCCCGACCGATGGCTTCCTTCAACATTTGCAATTCTCGATGAAGGGTTTAGTGAGCAGAATGGACTAATAAACAGCACCATGAAGGTAGTAAGAGGTAAAGTTGAAACAAAATACAAGGATCGATTAGATTTACTCTACACCCCTGAAGGTAAGAACATACACAATCAGCCCAACATCAAATCGGTACTGCAGCTCTTAAATATTTAA
- a CDS encoding MFS transporter, which produces MEQIRKTLRDSAAARWTALAVVAFTMLCGYYLTDVMAPLKGLLEGQLHWDSSEYGFFTSAYGWFNVFLLMLLVGGIILDKMGVRFTGVMAASIMVVGTAIKYWAVSTHTLDGNIWHIIFWDVKAQVFMAALGYAIFGVGVEVAGITVSKIIVKWFKGKEMALAMGLEMATARLGTGLAMATSVPIAKAFGMTNVSRPILVCLIMLCIGLMAFIIYTFMDKKLDASEAEVAAENTNNEDEAFRLSDIGNILTNKGWWYIAILCVLFYSAVFPFLKYAADLMVNKFGISNELAGIIPSLLPLGTIFLTPFFGNLYDRKGKGATIMLIGAALIIFVHTMFSIPFLNHWFIAFLLIIVLGIGFSLVPSAMWPSVPKIIPENQLGTAYALIFLVQNVGLMLVPALIGWILDKYCVTGQRVLEGVTINTYNYTLPMIIFTTFGLLAIVFAVLLKAEDKKKGYGLELPNIKK; this is translated from the coding sequence ATGGAACAAATAAGAAAAACACTTCGCGACTCTGCTGCTGCCCGATGGACTGCGCTTGCGGTAGTTGCATTTACCATGCTTTGTGGTTATTATCTCACCGATGTTATGGCTCCGCTTAAAGGGTTGTTGGAAGGTCAACTTCATTGGGATAGCTCTGAGTATGGATTTTTCACCAGTGCTTATGGCTGGTTCAATGTATTTCTATTGATGCTACTTGTTGGCGGTATTATTCTTGATAAGATGGGAGTTCGTTTTACCGGAGTAATGGCTGCTTCAATTATGGTTGTTGGTACGGCTATTAAGTACTGGGCTGTTTCAACCCACACACTCGATGGAAATATATGGCATATTATATTCTGGGATGTTAAGGCTCAGGTATTTATGGCTGCATTGGGCTATGCTATTTTTGGGGTTGGTGTTGAAGTTGCAGGTATTACCGTTTCAAAAATTATTGTTAAATGGTTTAAGGGCAAAGAAATGGCCTTGGCTATGGGGCTCGAAATGGCTACAGCACGTTTAGGAACTGGATTAGCAATGGCAACCTCTGTTCCTATTGCAAAAGCTTTTGGAATGACTAATGTTTCAAGACCAATTCTTGTTTGTTTGATAATGCTCTGTATTGGTTTGATGGCGTTTATCATCTATACCTTTATGGATAAGAAACTTGATGCTTCAGAAGCTGAAGTTGCTGCGGAAAATACTAACAATGAGGATGAAGCTTTCCGCCTTTCCGATATAGGTAATATTTTAACCAATAAAGGTTGGTGGTATATTGCAATTCTTTGTGTTCTTTTCTATTCTGCAGTTTTCCCATTCCTTAAGTATGCAGCCGATTTAATGGTTAATAAGTTTGGAATTTCAAATGAACTTGCGGGTATTATTCCGTCGTTGCTTCCTTTGGGAACAATATTCTTAACCCCATTCTTTGGAAATCTTTATGATAGAAAAGGAAAGGGTGCTACAATTATGTTGATAGGTGCTGCTCTTATTATATTTGTTCATACAATGTTTTCGATACCATTCCTAAACCATTGGTTTATTGCTTTTCTACTTATCATTGTGCTCGGTATTGGTTTTTCTCTTGTTCCATCAGCAATGTGGCCTTCAGTTCCAAAGATTATCCCAGAAAACCAGTTGGGTACAGCCTATGCACTAATCTTTTTAGTTCAAAATGTTGGTTTAATGTTGGTTCCTGCTTTAATTGGATGGATTCTTGATAAATATTGCGTAACAGGACAGAGAGTTCTAGAAGGTGTAACAATTAACACGTATAATTACACGTTACCTATGATTATTTTCACAACATTTGGTTTGTTGGCAATTGTGTTTGCCGTACTGCTAAAGGCTGAGGATAAGAAAAAAGGGTATGGCTTGGAATTGCCTAATATTAAGAAATAA